In Dioscorea cayenensis subsp. rotundata cultivar TDr96_F1 chromosome 11, TDr96_F1_v2_PseudoChromosome.rev07_lg8_w22 25.fasta, whole genome shotgun sequence, a single genomic region encodes these proteins:
- the LOC120271613 gene encoding probable LRR receptor-like serine/threonine-protein kinase At3g47570 gives MHLIQRLNVAINVVDVLEYLHHSCQPPIVHYDMKPSNVLLDDDMNAHSLATSVGVIKGTNGYVPPEYDFGSKMSTMGDVYSYGILVLELLTRMRPVDESLKDDMIMRKFVETYAFPERIMEVIVDPTTI, from the exons ATGCATTTGATTCAAAGATTGAATGTGGCCATTAATGTTGTTGATGTGTTGGAGTATCTTCATCACTCTTGCCAACCTCCAATTGTTCATTATGATATGAAGCCAAGCAATGTTCTCTTGGATGATGACATGAATGCTCAT AGCTTGGCAACCTCAGTTGGGGTCATTAAAGGCACCAATGGTTATGTTCCTCCAG AGTATGACTTTGGGAGTAAGATGTCAACCATGGGAGATGTGTACAGCTATGGGATTCTTGTTCTAGAGTTGTTGACAAGAATGAGACCAGTTGATGAGAGTTTGAAAGATGATATGATAATGAGAAAGTTTGTAGAGACTTATGCTTTTCCGGAGAGAATCATGGAGGTCATTGTGGACCCCACCAccatttaa
- the LOC120272426 gene encoding SKP1-like protein 1, with the protein MAEQDKVMIKLQSSDGMEYEVEEHTAEQSKFLQGLMMSPEARENGITISDVNGTILAKVMDYCKKHAEIADKVELDSWDSAFINVENHILYDLIMAANSLLISSLLHLCGKKFAELIKGHTADEIRETFGIQNDFTPEEAEALRMENLWEF; encoded by the exons ATGGCGGAGCAGGATAAGGTGATGATCAAGCTTCAAAGCTCTGATGGAATGGAGTATGAAGTGGAGGAGCACACGGCGGAGCAGTCAAAGTTCCTCCAAGGATTAATGATGTCCCCAGAAGCCAGAGAGAATGGGATCACGATTTCCGATGTGAATGGTACCATTCTCGCCAAGGTAATGGACTACTGTAAGAAGCACGCTGAAATCGCTGACAAGGTTGAGCTCGACAGCTGGGATTCTGCGTTCATCAATGTGGAGAACCACATTCTCTACGATCTCATCATG GCCGCTAACAGTCTCCTCATTAGTAGTCTCCTGCACCTCTGCGGCAAAAAGTTTGCGGAATTGATTAAGGGGCACACTGCGGATGAAATCCGGGAAACATTCGGCATCCAGAATGACTTCACCCCAGAAGAAGCGGAAGCATTAAGGATGGAGAACCTGTGGGAATTTTAA